Below is a genomic region from Brassica rapa cultivar Chiifu-401-42 chromosome A08, CAAS_Brap_v3.01, whole genome shotgun sequence.
ctatttctctttcttctttgaagAAAACAAGCTTACCCCCTTTCTCATTTTATTTAACATCACTCTTTTGCACAACTTAATATAAATTTGCCGACTAAACAATAATTTTAGAATATCTAGTAAATTTTTTAGAGCAAATTAGTTCAATATACTAAAAAAAGTGGGATACCATAGAATGAGGGGAAAATGATAACGATGGGAAGAAGAAAATTGAGAAAATACTTGAGAAAAtgctaaaataaaattattatatatcacTAAATTCTACATATTCTGTATATAATATAGAAGATtccattatattttaataaaatttaagctTTCAGtttatttatacaatttgaTACTTTATAGGTTTGATAGTTTATTTAAGCTTTTAGAGAAGAAACAACATCAAGCGTAAATTAAAAGCTTTGAGAAAACAGAGACTGAATATATTGGttgcaaataaaataaaaaacatgagGAATCATCATCAGACTCCCTATTTATACAGATTTGTCTTTTTTACAAAGTtaaattttcttctttttgcgAGCATTGCATAGGCCGAGAAACAGTAACAATATTATCACCTGAAAACAAACCAGAATCATGTAGATGCAATACTACTAAACACTAGACCCTGTATTTTTATAACATCTCATATGTCAACAGATGAAGACTTAGCCCTCGTTATTAAGATCTTAAAGTGCGCAAATCAAAAACCCGAAGGCTGGCAGGTTTGTTAACAATATTGTTCAAAGATGATCATAACATAATGTCAAATCCGAAACGAAATAAAACACATAAAGTAGATGAAAGTGATTAGAGACGAGATCTAGAGAAGCTAACAGCTCTTTTCCCAAtagagttttaaaatttatccttccagcttcttttttttggtcaaaatccTTCCAGCTTCTTTGCAAGCAAATCTGAGAGCCCATTGGTTAATGCAGAGGATGTCGCAAAGGAAGCTTTGAATAAACTGATAGCCTATTTTCATAAAGACAAAGAGAATATGTTAGACATGTTGTAGTAActaacataacaaaaaaaaaaacaaaaacttaaactAATGCATACCTCTGCTCGACCGATAGTTATCTGTTCAATTGTCACATCATTAAAACTAATCTTCAGATCATCTAGCTCCCTCATTGTAAGGTCTGACAGCAGAGGTGTGATCCTCAGATCATCAGAAACAAGAAACTTCTTACCCCCTCAGTTTCTGAATAAGTGTCACTTtgacacttttcacacataCTAAGAAAATAACGGAAATATATGTAAGTtgttattaattacatttttataaccAATAGTATttcagataaataaaattatttataaaaccaatgcagtttgtaattaatttttaactGAAAATAAGTATAATTTGCATAGAAATTGTAAAGCGACACTTTTTGTGCAACAAGAAAAAAGCTAGAATGACACTTATTATAAAACACATGAAGTATTACTCTTCACAAACCCACCACTACTTCTTGGCTGGCCACACTCGGTTTTTGGATCTATAGCAATGACATGCTTGAGTCTGTGTTCGTGGTAGAAGCTAGGCTGATTCTACACTGTGATGCCAAGAAGATTCTTTTTGCAGCTATAATACTAAGGAATGGTTATCTCATCACGGCATAAACCTTTGAAGGTTCTGAACAAGTTACGATACATCCCAAACCGtcgtcaccaccaccaccacaagaGATGTTACATATATACTCAAGAGGAAGCACAAGAAATATGCAAAGGAGATCAATAAAGTCTTCTCCACACTCGGCATAAACAACCTTCCTTTTGTCTTTCTTACTCATATACACTTTCAAAGAAAAACTTGGCCTAAAACCAAATCACATGGACTTATTGAAGGCTTAAACGCTATGGTAAAAGGATGTGATGAACTTTGAAACGGAAAGAATGTAGTTGTCAATGGAGTTTCTGATGTGAATAAGGACCGAAGCAAAGTCACTGCCTGTGCAATCAGAATACGGAAGTCAGATTGTCTTATTCTATAAAATGGAAAAGGGATTTAAGTACAAAGCAACAAAAGTACCTCTCGGAAGCCAATCTCTGCTTCACCTTCTGCCGCCTCATCATAGAGGTCGACACAACCTAAGTTTTTGATCTTCTTACGGAAAAAATCCCAACAAAAATTATCAATTTTCAAATCATCACTCAAGATAAAAGCAAATTTTCCATCACCATGAACAAAAACTCCATCATAATCATAACAATCTCTCAACATCTCTCCTTCAGGTGATGGGATCTCTTTGTTCATCATGTTTCCACAACTACACTTTGAGGTGTTGAAGTTACTAAAAAAACTCTCCGCATGATTTTCTCTGGAAATACATTGGGCTTGGTTGCCTCCGTGTGCTCATGTCTACAACACTTTTGTAAAGGTTGTTGAGACAACCTATGACGAGTTTTTGTCGTGACCTTCCGTGATTGTCAAGCAACCTCACAATGGTTCCCAAAGGCATGGTGAGAAAACTATAGAGCAAGTCAACAAAATCATTACCAGATTGAACCCATACAGCGTTTTGCTTGTTCAAATGGTTTGCTATAATGACATTAATCATTCTTTTCTCCAATCTTTGATCCATTAGATGATTcttgaaaaataaaagtaaacagcCAAGAAAACAAAGAACGATTGCAGAGAGACATATGATTTGAAAATTGAAAAGATTGATTACGtttcaaaacaataaataaagacCTCATTTTTTGACATTCCCTGTGTACATATTATTTAGAGTTACACGTCCCTAGGACTGCAAAAGCTTTACTCTTTTTAAACCATTTGAGAAGTCCAGCCAGTAAAATTGATTATTGCAGCCAGAGTATTTGTTGGGAACTAACAAGAAGTTTTGTATAAATCAAAACACATAAAAACATTGAGCTTCCCCATAACCGCGTGGCTGAAATTGCATGTCCCAAGGGGTCCGTACGCcagttttttttgggtcaaatggGTCCGTACGTCAGTTTAAAGAAGTCATTCATTCccataagaaaaataaacatcAAAACCAATAGTAACTAAAACGGAAAGTAAACAAAGGTTTCATGTCCAAGAAAAAGATAAACATTAAAAAGTTGAACATAAAAATCAATGAGGTGATCGAAATCTTAccatgatatttcattaaaagttctttatgaataaaaattaaaactaaaatatttaatttgaatgaaataatatacaatataacatctttaaattaatactctataaattaatatacactaaaaatttctataaaataatataattttatagtctcaaattgagtttttggttcaattagtatatcgataaatttatatttctatataaattaataaaaattatagttttggtgtagtcccaacattattaatttatagaggtttcactatatatagtgcttccgatattaaaaatcactttgATCTAGATAAGTGTATTTCTGGGATTGTCAcgatcaaataacatattataaaccacatatttaaaaaataatttgtctatataaaaatatataaattagagtaagcacataaatcaaaataataacttttgtttatttacaatcattttttttggtaaataaataaaaacaatcattttatttattttataaatattgaaatagatatatacatatagtatattttaatataaatatttatgggAAATGCCCTATGATAGCActaaaaaagtttatgtcacaaatatagactataagaatcaaaatgaccaaaatgtttcattaaagatgtaaatatacacttatatcccTAGGGTTAAGtggttaactaatccaaacattagggtttagagaGTTAAGGGGTGGTGATTTGggattgagatttaaaattttacaaaataaaaaataaatattaaaaatttggaaataaaaattaaaaaaaaaaaaaataaaataaaaaagtatttttttagaaaaaagttcgaatttaaaacataaaatctaaaactataaaaaaaatttatttattattattatttttttaatttttatatatctagggtattagtgtcattttacctattaaatgaaacagtttggtcattttcttccttcaggtctatttttgtgatcaaaacttgaaaataatCTATTTAGAAGAATTGcccaatatttattattgacacttccctactcatatgattttattaacatttcttatatttgctataacaaaaatttaaacggttaatcacaaaacttttaatgtgagatttatccatacaaattttcaaattaaaattttaagatctcaataatttttcaatgcaaaaatttaaattaacatatatattatatattttatataatatatattttaattttaattatattaatattaatatatatatacatatatatatatataattttcaatgtgagatttttatcatttttagtaatttacagtcgttttaaaaaatttaaaatataacatataaaaaatctaacttttttattatatggttaatgtgatttttaatttcttttaataatataaaattaaacaaaaagagagagaaaatacacaaaatattatcaaatatgtattatttatagttattaattgtcatatatatgttaatcataatAGGTAATTTGTAGcttttatataaagaaaaatagtggatatttttttgtacactactaatcaatttgatagttagtttaataaaaaacataatatatatttatatgaaccaatttatttttcttaagattctaagaatcatattagtgatgacatgtggctatgaaaacatgttgtaatgttccaacattaatatataggggataaactaagaaaaaacattataatctatatcttattaaagtagaagtaCTTTAAGATTTTGTTTGGCAACATAgatatcaattaaaaaaataatgttgttTGGAAATATGGATAACactaagttagaaaaaaaagtaatggacttatgctattaaaaaaattggaagtccattatattatattaaaaaataatgggTTTATGATACttgatatacatattcaaatcaaaataataatttaaaattaatttatatcaaaaattcattcaaaatatacatatattcaaaatttgatttttactaacaaattttccaataaccattataaaaatgttttcaatatatataagaaaaataaaatacaaagctcaatttcaaacaccaacttaaattatggtttttatatttcacactaaaatttaaaaatataatatatgtgattatttatatgattgtatgtataaaatattattaattataataaaacttatttgatggtacatataaaatacaattaattatatgataacacatattttgcaACTTAtttatgatgacacatataggatatataatagtgattaggggtgggcgttcgggttcgtttttGGGTCTGTTTGGGATTTTGTGTtcggttcagatctttgaggattcggttcggattaaattggtttggtttaaatatttggatagagaattaacaattatttaagtattttggtgttttgagtatattttaactattttaaatatttacgtttgattatttgtaaataacttcaagtatttaaatgaacttaaaagtatcatatatattatgtatgtttttatatatactaaatctaaaaataattacataagtatataaatctattttggatatccaaaatacttcagttcggatcggattaggtttcagttcttcaaataccaaaatttttaataattcagatatttaatcaatttcggttcggatttggtactacttattcggattgagaTCGGTTCGATTCTTCGAAGTCGAATTTTTTGCCCAAaacctaaatagtgacataaaaaataaatagcatcatattttttagaaaatacacCTGAGCttgtcaaaatctagttgcaCTTTAAAGTCGCACGTTACCCTCGGTTTAGTTATTCCTACAAATATTTTGGGCCGGTCTGGTTCGCGATTTTGATTTTTGGAACTGCAGTGTCAAACTGTCAATGCTCTCGTGTTTCCCTCGAGTATTGCACCTGTTTATGCACTCCATTATCCGGACAAGAAAAGAGCACACAGTGGTttgatttaaagtttttttccTAGTCTTTGCTAAATGCCAATCAGATAAGTTGATTGTTAATTACTCTTTTTAAAGTTGATCAGAGTATTCGGTTTCCCTGGagtatgttttttgtttgttaattacTCTTGTAAATCTAGGTAAAGATATGCAAAAGTTGTTGTTATTCACTTGTGTTTCACGTACATATATATCAAACTCTACACCGACAATTCGGTTAGATAAC
It encodes:
- the LOC103849587 gene encoding LOW QUALITY PROTEIN: uncharacterized protein LOC103849587 (The sequence of the model RefSeq protein was modified relative to this genomic sequence to represent the inferred CDS: inserted 2 bases in 2 codons; deleted 1 base in 1 codon; substituted 2 bases at 2 genomic stop codons); translation: MDQRLEKRMINVIIANHLNKQNAVWVQSGNDFVDLLYSFLTMPLGTIVRLLDNHGRSRQKLVIGCLNNLYKSVVDMSTRRQPSPMYFQRKSCGEFFSNFNTSKCSCGNMMNKEIPSPEGEMLRDCYDYDGVFVHGDGKFAFILSDDLKIDNFCWDFFRKKIKNLGCVDLYDEAAEGEAEIGFREAVTLLRSLFTSETPLTTTFFPFQSSSHPFTIAFKPSISPCDLVLGQVXSLKVYMSKKDKRKVVYAECGEDFIDLLCIFLVLPLEYICNISCGGGGDDGLGCIXNLFRTFKGLCRDEITIPXYYSCKKNLLGITVXNQPSFYHEHRLKHVIAIDPKTECGQPRSSGGFVKRGKKFLVSDDLRITPLLSDLTMRELDDLKISFNDVTIEQITIGRAEAISLFKASFATSSALTNGLSDLLAKKLEGF